From the Candidatus Jidaibacter acanthamoeba genome, the window CCCCTCCATATTCCAAGCTATAGCTGAAGTATTTATTGAATTAATGGAAGATAAAGAAAGATATGTAAGGCAAGCAGCCGCAGAGAGTTTAGGTAAGATAGGGCAAGGAAGTGAGAAAGTAATTGATGCACTACTTATAGCTCTGGAAGATAAAGATTATTGGGTAAGGGAAGCAGCAGTAAAGAGTTTGGGTAGTATCGGGCAAGGAAGTGAGAAAGTAATTGATGCACTACTCATAGCTCTAAAGGATG encodes:
- a CDS encoding HEAT repeat domain-containing protein gives rise to the protein MEDKERYVRQAAAESLGKIGQGSEKVIDALLIALEDKDYWVREAAVKSLGSIGQGSEKVIDALLIALKD